AACAATTCGCTTTCGGGGCAAAGTCGCGCCAACTCGTTCACGTACGCCTGCACATGGTCGCGCTCAGGTCGCGCGGTCATCACGCAGCAAACAGCGTGGGGTTTATATGTACTATAAACTAACTCTAGATCATTGAGCGGCATATTCTGCCCCAAGTACAGTACATGGTGGCCCCGGGAGCGCAGCGCATGATTCATAAATAGGAGCGCTAACTCATGCAGTTCACCCTCGGGTAGAAACAGCACCCAGCGCCGCGTAGTAGCCGGTGCGACCAGCGGTAAGTTGTCGGTAGCAACCAGCATTTTCTGCCGCAGCAGATTAGTAACTAAGTGTTCCTGCGCCGGATTGACACTCCCCGCCTGCCACAAAAGGCCGATACGCTGCAGAAACGGGTACACTACGTACATGATGGCCGTCTCGAAGCCTAGCTGACGAATGGTGGCGGTTAGCACTTTTGCCAACTGTTGCTCATTCATTTCGAGCATGGCGGCCAATAGCGCATTCACTTGGCGCGCATAATCATGCGGGTCGTCAGAGCCGGCCAACACGGCCTGCCCCAATTCCTCCTCGCTAAGCCGGGCAACCTGCGAAATACGATGGCCCCGGCTACATAGGGTAGCTACGTTGAGCAGGCGACGCAAATCGGCGTCGCAATACGTCCGGATGTTGGTAGCTGTTCGTTCGGGACGCAGCACATTGTAACGCTGTTCCCACATGCGGATGGTGGGCGCCTTAATACCTGAAAGATTTTCCAGGTCACTGATTGAGAACTGTCCCACGGCTATAATTAATAATCAGAGGTTAATTATTAATTTTTTTGCGGCGGGCCAATGCAAAATACTTTGGTGATACCCATAACATCCCAAACTCCTCGGAGCCGTCGCGGGCGCTGGTTTTGTGATGCATCTTATGGGCCATATTGAGGGCACGCAGATATTTGCTGCGCGATTTGCGCCAAAACCGCAGACGACCATGAATCAGGACATCGTGCACGAAAAAATAAACGGTACCGTAGGCCGCTATACCTACTCCTACCCAAAAGGGCCAATCCTTCGTTTCCGAACTGTACATTATAAATCCCATTGACAGGGAGCCGTAAAACAGAAAGAAGAAGTCGTTGCGCTCAAAGCGGTGCGGATGGCGCACATGGTGCGAACGATGCAAAAACCATAGTGCGCCATGAAGCACGTACTTGTGCATAAACCAAGCAACGAATTCCATTCCCAGAAAGGTGGCCGTCGTTACGGCAGCGGCTGCCAGTAGTGTCATAGGGGGTTAACCGAGGAGGAAGAGGGATGTTTAAAAGGTGCGTCTGAACTCTAACTGATGAGTTTAGAAATAATACAGCCCCCTCAACTTCTCACATTAGCATCTGCATCTTCCCAGGTTATTTTCTCCTTACTCAAAAAGGCAGCAATACCCCGGCGGCAGTCGTTGGAGCCGCGAGCCTCGGCATTCATCTGCGCAGCATAGCGCAAACTATCCTCCAGGGGCATTTCAGGGATGCGGGCCAGCATCTCCTTCGTCATTTCCATACTCTGCCTTGAGTTTTCGACACAAAGTCGGCGCGCAAACGTGCGCACCTTGTCGGCCAACTCTTCTTTGGGAGCCAGAAAATTGATCAGGCCAAAATCAACCGCCGCCTGGGCCGAAATAACGTCGCCGGTGAGCAGCAGATGCTTGGTACGGGCCTCGCCGATTTTACGAAGCAAGAACACGCTCACAATGGCGGGCAGGAACCCTATTTTGACCTCAGTATAGCCAAACTTGGCTTCGGGCACCGCAAATGCAAAGTCGCAGATGCTGGCCAGGCCGCAGCCACCGGCTAAGGCATGTCCCTGCACCTGAGCAACAACGACCTTTTTCAGGGTATAAATCTGATGGAAAAGCTGCATTAGGTGCGTGGAGTCCGACAGGTTATCGGTATAGCTGAACCCCTGAAGATCCTGAATATATGCTAGGTCGGCGCCGGCACAGAACGCGTCACCGGTGGCACGCAGCACCACCACTTTGCAGGTCTCGTCGTCTTCGGCGTATTCAAAGGCCAGCTTCAGCTCCGATACCATATCAGAGTTGAGGGCATTGCGCTTTTCAGGGCGGTTGAGCGTGATATATCCTATGGCTTCCTGGCACTCATAACGAATGTAGCGCAGGGCTTGCAGGTCCTCGGTTGGTGTGTTTTCCATGGTCGTTGGGATTAGCATTGTACGGGCAGCGCCGAGGAACGGAGAAAAGCCCCCCAGGCGCCAATGAGCCGGCGCGGTAATCAAACCTAACAAAAATGGTGCGGTAAAAGAAGCGAAACAGGGTGAGGCCGCCGCTGGTTTTTCGAATTTTACTGCCTCGGCTGCTGTCGAAAAGCTCCCTGCGCAGTTACATCATGCGTGCGGAAACCTGCCTCGCGCAGCACCGAATCCTGGCGGGCCACATACCAGCTCCGGCACGAAGAATCGAAGACGATGGGGGGCTTTTTTCCGAATACAGCCGCCAGCTCGTCCGGCCGCATGCGGGCATTTTGGCGCAGGACTACTACGTCTACCGGCCAGGGTTGGCGAGCGGAGCTAAGATGTCCTGTCACGAAAGCCAGCCGCAGGCCACGCCATACTACTAGCACTAGGCCATCATCGGCCTGCAAAGTAGCCGGCACGTTCGCTGCCTGCCAGCCCCGATGATAGCTTACACGACGCGCACCTCGTTGAATAGCGCCAGGCATAATTCGGTAGGTTCGCTCGGTTTCCGAAAGCGGTAGCGAATCGACGGTTACAATGTCAGCGGACGCTCCTTGCCAGAAGCCACACACCGAGCGACGCGGAATGCTGTAGATTATCAGCTCCTCATCCGTACTTATGCGGTGTGCTGCCCACACGCGGCTACCAGCAAACACACCCAGCAACGCGCAGGCCAAGCTCAGCCAAGCAAGGCGTTTGACGGCCAAAAACAGGAGCACCAAAATAATAACTGCAAACAATAGCCAGGTTTGGGGCGCCGTTAATTGAACGCCGCTAATAAGGGCATGCGGCATCTGACGCCCAATCCAGAAGATATATTCGTTGAAAGCCCAGATGATATTTTCTAGCAGAACTGCGACCACACGCGGCACTACATCAAGCCCCGAAGCAAAAGCCGGCACCAGTGCGCTAACACCATGTGTAATGCCAGTAATAGCCAGCAACCCCAGGCCCACATACAGCGCCCCCGACGACAGCGGCACGGCCACCAGATTGGACAGCAGGAAGCTGAGCGGAAACTGGTGGAAATAATACAGCCCCAAAGGAAACGTCGCTACCTGCGCCGCTAAGGTCAGGGCGGTTGCCTGCCATATCCAGTCGGCTGCCCAGCCGCTAGTTTGCCACAACCGGCGAACTAAGTAAGGCTGCCAGGGGCGCTGCCGGCGGGCGGCCCACTCCTGAAAGTCTATCCAGCCAGCAATGCGCGGCTGTAGATATACAATGCTGAGCACGGCCAAAAAGGAGAGTTGAAAGCCAACATCAGCCAGCAAGTAAGGATCGTAGCAGAGCAGTACAAAAGCGGCCACCGCCAACGTATTATACATCGTGCTTTGTCGCTCTGAAACTCGCGCTACTATGATGAAGCTAAACATCACAGCCGCCCGCAGCACCGAGGCCGAGCATCCCGTGATAAACGCGTAGCTCCAGATAACCAGCAGCCCCACGCCTGCCGACCAATACCGAAACCCAGGAGTGCCCCCAAACAACCGGCGTAACGCCCAGGTAATCAATCCAAACAGCAAGCCCACCTGCAAGCCCGACACGGCCATAATGTGCGTAGTACCGGTGTTGGCGTAGGCCTGCTTGGTTTCCGAGTCAATATCATCCTTTAGGCCCAAGACCAGCGCCGAGGCCAGCGCATATTCGCGCTTGGCCGTGATATAGCGCCTAAATACACCATCGAGTACCTGCGCCACCCGCAAACTAACAGCGCGCAGATAGCTGGGGGGCAAAAAGTCGATTTGACGGTATTGGTCGGGATGGATAAACTGCTGATGATAGATTTGATGGTAACCCAGATAGCGCCGATAATCGAACTCGCCGGGATTGAGGGGTGCTTTGGCGGGCGCGGGCTGCCCTCGCACCAACCACACTTCCCCGTAGCGCGGCGCAGCTACGCCTTCTTCGCGCGGTACCGAAACACGAATGCCGCCTATCGCCGTTTGCCAGCGCCCCGTTACGCGTACCGCCGACAGGCGCAATGTAGTAGCGTACGTAGCGGGCCGCACCACGGGGTTCTCATCAACTACTGCCCGAAAAAATTCTACGGGGCCATGCAGCTGACTTAAATGGCTGGCCCTCCGCGACTCCGTAGCCAGCTGAGCGCTAGTAAGCCCCGCCAGAAACACGACAGCCAACGACAGCATACCCACCGCATCGTTTGCTCCGGCTGAACCACGTCGTGCAGCCAACCATTGCCCAATAACGATTAGAAAAAAGCCCCCCAGAAGCCAGGGCAGCAGTTCAGGCAGCGTTTGGCCGACATACAAATAAGTCAGAATGCCCGCCGCTAACGCAACAACCAGCCGCACAAAAGCCAAAGGAGCCCACTTAAGCTGACTCTTCATGACCAGATAATTGAGCAATAATCCACCAAGAAATTTTGATAGCCGCGGCCACTGATAACTGATAAAAATTTAAATTACCCACTGGTATTATCTATAGCATCTGGGGGCTTTTTCAGAAAGCAAAAGTCCTTCCGACTTTACGTGGGAAGGACTTTTCATAAATATATGCTGCCAACGATACGGCGGTCTATGCCGTTGGTGTGCCGCGCCAAATCATCTTATAATGCTCAATATCACATTCCGTAAACTGCTCGCCCACTTTCTCAAACCCGTGGCGCTCATAAAAGGGAATAGCTCGTAATTGAGCGTGCAAATACAGCGTGGCCTCCGGGTAGGCAGCGCGAGCATCTTCCAGCACGCGGTGCAGCAGTGCGGCGCCTACTTGCTGGTTGCGGTAGTCAGCGAGTACGGCGAACCGCTCCAACTTCACGCCTTTCTCAGTGGGACGCCAGCGGGCCGCGCCGCAGGGCGTGCCGTCGGCAGAGCGGGCTAAATAATGAGTAGCGTCGGTGCGGTCGTGCTCGTCATATTCGTCGTTCAGGGGTACGCCTTGCTCGTGTACAAACACGGTTTCGCGAATGGTAAAGGCGTCATCAAGGTCGCGCAGGTCAGTAACTCTTTCGGCGGTAATCACGTGGGTGGCGGTTTTAAGCTGTTTTCGCTGGTGCGAGCAAATGGCAGTTTGGGCACTACTGCTTCGTAAGCGAAGGTACACGGAACAAAAAAAGCTGCCTCCATAAGGAGACAGCTTTTTTCAAAAGCATCCGCGCTAATAGAGCTCAAAAACTATGCTCTACATCTGCTGCTCGTGGTTGACGGGCAGGCTCGCATTATTGATAGGCGGAAAATCTGACTCAGGCCGCGAATCCGGGTGCGGGCGGTAGAGGTCGCGGGCGGGGCGGGTAGCCTGGTCGCGCTGCGTCTGTATATCGTAGCGGTCGTAGGCATACACTATTTCCTTCACTAGGCGGTGACGCACTACGTCCTCCGCGGTCATTTCCACGAAGCCAATACCGCGCACATCGCGCAGAATATCAAGTGCTTGTAGCAAACCTGATTTCTGCTTGGTGGGCAAGTCAATCTGACTACGGTCGCCGTTTACCATCACCTTCGCGGTCGGGCCCATCCGGGTCAAGAACATCTTGAGCTGAGAAGGCGTCGTATTCTGGGCTTCATCCAGCAGCACAAACGCATTGTTCAGCGTTCGGCCGCGCATGTAGGCTAAGGGAGCAATTTCGATGATCTTATTTTCCTGGTAGAACTTCAACTTTTCAGCCGGAATCATGTCCTCCAAGGCGTCATAAATTGGGCGCAGATACGGATCAACCTTCTCCTTCATATCGCCGGGCAAGAAGCCCAGACTTTCGCCGGCCTCTACTACGGGCCGCGAGATGATGATTTTCTTGACCTCTTTGTTCTTGAGCGCCCGAACGGCCAGCGCCACCGACACGTAGGTTTTGCCCGTACCAGCCGGCCCTAGCGCAAAGGTCAAATCGTGCTTCATGACCGTATCCACCAGCTTCTGCTGGTTGGGAGTTTTGGCCTTGATAACGCCACCTTTGGCCCCGAACACAATTACATCGGCTACGGAGGCTGTAGCGATAATGCGCTCTTGCTGCTCATCATCGGCGGCAGCAATGTACTCGGTCACGTTGCGGTCGGTGATGGCGCCGTACTGGTGGTAGTGCTCAATGAGCGATGACAAAATTTCGTTAATGCGGGCAATGACAGGCGTCTGGCCCTGGATTTTTATTTCGTTACCGCGGCTGATGATTTTGCTGCCGGGAAAAGCGGCCGCCAGCTGGCGTATGTTCTGGTTGTCGGGTCCGAGGAACTCGACGAGGGAGACATTTTCGAGGGTGATGATTTTCTCGACCAAATTATGAGTGCTTTAAGGCGAAGAAGAGGATAAAAAAACAAGCGGTAGGGCGTTGGTAGGAGCAAATGCCTACTTTTGCCGCCCCCACCCCAGCTTACAACGGGGTCAAACAATAGTACGAAGAACTCAGGATTTCCGGCAATGGGGTTGATTACGTTTCTGTCCGATTTTGGCTACCGCGACCATTACGTAGCCGCCGTGAAGGCGCGCCTACTGCAATTGGCCCCTACGCAGCCCGTAATGGACATTTCACATGCTATTGAACCCTTTAACATCGCGCACGCCCTACACGTTCTAAATGCGGTATTTCGTGATTTTCCGCGAGGCACAGTGCACTTGCTAGGTATCAATGATTACGGTGGAGCGCTGGGGCGGTGGCATGCCGTACAGTTTGAAGGTCATTATTTTCTGGCCGCCGATAACGGCCTGCTTACTCTGCTCACCGATGGCCGCCCGGCCGATGTCGTGCGCCTGCCCGCCCAGGATACGCCCTCTCCTACCCGCGATATTCTAGCGCCGGCCGCCGTTCATCTAGCCCAGGGCGGTTCACTCGAAGATCTTGGCCCTCTTACTACAGAGCTATATCAGCTGCTCAATCGTCAGCTGCGCATCCAGGATCACCGCATCACGGGCCACGTGGTGCATGTGGATCATTACGGCAACCTCATTACCAACATCACCCGCACCGCCATTGAAGCAGTAGGCCACGGCCGCGCCTGCGCCGTACATTTTGCTCGCGAAACCGTGCGCGAAATTGCCCCCCACTTTCAAGCTACCGCGCCTGGCGAAGCGGTGTGCATTTATAACAGCCAAGAAGTACTTTGCATTGGCATTAACCAAGGTAATGCAGCCGAATTGCTGGGACTCTATTTCGATTCGCAGGTAGATGTACGCTTTACACTTGACTCAAATTAAGTAATATTTAAGCGACTAAAAGCTAATAATAAACTCTAGCAAAAGGGCGATTTGAGCCTCCTAAGGCACATAATATTTTGTTTATATATTATGTTAAATTGAATCAGCCAACGTGTCATACTACAAAATGCCTTCCTTTGGGGGGCATTTCTTGTTTCTTAAAAAGCCATTCTCACCTATGCTTATCCGAATCGTGCGCATGACGTTTGCGTCAGAAAACATCCCTGCCTTTTTACAGCTTTTTCGGGCCACCGAAACTCGAATTCGCCAGATGCCGGGTTGTCAACATTTAGAGCTGTGGCAAGATGCTAATACGCCTCATATCTATTGCACCTATAGCCATTGGGAATCAGAGGAGGCGCTCAACGTTTATCGTAAGTCAGCGCTATTTGGCGAAGTTTGGCCAGCTACTAAGGCCTTGTTTGCAGCCCCAGCACAAGCCTTCTCCGTACATCCTGTTGCCCCATAGCCAGCTTGGGTAGGCCAATTATGGCTTCTCTTTGTTTCTAATGAATGAGCTAGGTTCAAGCCATTTCCCAACTCCGCAATTCATGACTGATTACTTTAAATTCTACGACTTACCCGAATCCTTTCAGCTGGATGAAGCTACTTTAAAACAGAAGTATTACGCCTTCAGCCGCGAGTTTCACCCCGATTTTCACGCTACTGCACCAGCGGAGCGTCAGCAGGAAATTCTGCATCTGGCCACTCAAAACACCAACGCCTACCGCACTCTCTCCGACCCCGATCAGCGCATGGCCTACATTCTTGGCCGCCATAATCTGCTGGAAGAAGGCAAACAGGAAATTCCTTCCGATTTTTTAATGGAGGTAATGGAGCTGAACGAACAGCTGATGGAGCTAGAGATGGAGCCCGATCCCAATGTGGTGGCGAGTGTTGAGAATGAGGTGAATGCCATAGCCGCAACCCTCGACGCGGGCATCGAGCCAGTACTCATTGGCTACCCCGGTTTGCCCCCCGATGTACGTCCCCAAGCCCTACAACAAGTGCGCACCTATTATTTGAAACGCCGATACTTGTTGCGTATTCGCGAAAGTCTAGCTAAGTTTGCCACCCGTTCCTGAGTCGTGGGAACGTAGTGAAGCCCAGATGGCGGAACCGGTAGACGCGTTGGTCTCAAACACCAATACCGCAAGGTGTGCCGGTTCGACTCCGGCTCTGGGTACAGAGTAGCAGAAACGAAAAGCCTGAGAAATCGAGAATCTGGAAACGGATGCGATTTTTCAGGCTTTTTGCATTCAGTGATTTAAAGCATTCACTCCGAATGGCACATATACACATCGATGGCCTACAAATAGAAGTAGTGCGCAAAAACATTCGCACACTACGCCTGACGGTATATGCCCCCGATGGCAAAGTACGCGTGGCAGCTCCATTGCGCATGGCTGCCAGTACCATCGAAGAATTTGTAATAGCCCGGCGAGTCTGGATTCTGAAGCACCAGGCAAAATTTGCGGCGCGTGAGCGGCCCGTGGCGCTTGCCTACGTATCGGGCGAGGCGCATTTTTTTCAAGGCAAGGCCTATCAACTGCAAGTACTCGAAGCGAAGGGCGGCCACGCGTGGCCATTCGGGATGAGCAGTTTCTGGAGTTATCCATACCACAAGACGCTTCTAAGGAGCAGCGCGAAAGCGTGCTAACAGCTTGGTATCGGGCGCGCTTGAAAGAGCAGTTGCCAGCGTTGCTTGCTAAGTGGGAGCCAGTTGTAGGAAAGCAAGCCACAGCTTGGGGTGTAAAGCAAATGAAAACGCGCTGGGGCACCTGTAATATTCAGGCAAAGCGCATCTGGCTCAATCTGGAGCTGATAAAACGCCCCCCACTCTGCTTGGAATACGTGGTAGTGCACGAGTTGGTGCACCTGCATGAGCGCTACCACAACGCCCGCTTTTGGGGATTTATGGACCAGTTTATGCCCGATTGGCGGACCTATAAGGCAGAGTTGAGCCAAGTAACGCTGGGCGTTGCAGCGGGTTCAGATGCGGATTAAAGGTGCTTTACGTGGGAGTTAAGGTATTCTAGTCTCAATACAATCGGCTAATACTAAAAGCCCCACATCCTCAGCTAGAGGGTGTGGGGCTTCGAACGGCAATTGACTACCTTACTTCTGCATTTTCTTGCCTCCGGAGGCGGCTTTGGCCGTAGTCGGCGACACGAGTTGGCCGTTGCGGACAATTACTTGGCCGTCCACTTCCACTGTCGCGTTGGCGATGGCGAGATTAATGCCAGTGCCACCCTTGTTTTGCCCGCCCTGCAGTTCATTGCCTCCAGCACCTACTAGCACCATACCCGCAGCCGTAGCCGGGGTATAGCCTTTCTGCTCCTGCACCTTCATGGCCGGGTTCAAGCCGATTGAAAAATAGCCGAGCTTCATCAGGCTAGCATCATTCAGCGCCAACCACTTCTGAAAATCTTCGTCCCCCACTTCAGCCTTCGCGTTCGTCATCTGCCCACCTTTAAACTCAGCCTTGAAGCCTTGAAACGGTTTGCCATTCCACGTGCTGGGGGAGGCCACTAACCGGCCCGTGCCGGAGGTCTCCTGGCAGGTACCATAGATCCGTCCCCCAGGCAGGGCCACCGTGCGGTTCAGAATCATCTTTTCCTGCTGATCGGCGGCGGTTAGCACGCCATCGTCAACAAACATCGGGCGAGCAGCAAGCTGAAAGGTCAGGTCTGTGCCCGAGGGAGAGGTAATATGGACTTTTTTACCTGTCGCTAGCAACTGTTTGATTTGTTGCGCTTGGACTGAAATGGCCGCATAATCAGTGCCAATACCCGCCCAAACCATCTGTTCATAGCTCGCGTAGTCCATCTGTTGATTCGCCGCAAAGCTCTTACTAGGGAAGGTTACCGAGACACCCCGCAATTTGGTGGCATCCAGCTTTTGGTTTACGCCGGCTTCGGCCGCCACTTTACTGAATTTGGCTTGGCGTTCCGGCGTTGTACCTGCGAGTACAGCTTTGGTGTCTTCTACACCAGGTAGGGAGATGAGGACATCAGCCCCTAATAGCCAGTTACTGGATTTCGAGGCTTGAATCGCTGATTCTGGCATTTCTACGCTAGTGGCACGGGCTACTTTGTCCGTATTCAGCAGCATATTCGGCTGTCCCCCCGCACGAGCTACTTCCACTGCAATAGCTTCCATCAGCGGCAGGGTATGCTTACCGCCCGTAATCATTACCAGCTCCCCAGGCTTGACGCCAGCAGAGGTGTTGACGATTTGCTTGGCGATCTGCTCATAGTTTTGCCCGAAGACAGGACTAGCCAGCAATAGCAGGCCGAGTAGCCCACTGGTTTGGAGGTAACGATTTTTCATGCTAATGGGAATTGGGGTGAGGGGTATATGGATAAAAAAGAAAAATCTGGGCAGCCACAGCCGTCCCAGACCTTTGGTAATGAACAGTAAATTGGTAACGCGTAAAAGCAACTGTTTTTTAATATTACATATAATATTTATAACTATCTCTATATAAATAAGGAAACTACTTTAATCATTTTATCATTGCCCCTTTCTTCATAGCTGTGGCGCTTTTCTATATATAATTGGTAGCCAAATAATTAATACGAGCCTTGTTCAATGGCTTTTCTGGCCAGTTGTTGTCCCATATCAACTGATGCTACTAAAGTGGAAAAATCGCCTTTTAGCGTGTCTTGTTGATTAAGTGCAGCGACAAAAAGTCTCTTCAAAAAGAGCGCGCCAGTTGGCATAGGTAGCGTATGCGCCCGCTGCCCATAACTCAAAAAATATCTAACCCGAGAGCAATTGAAGCAAATACGAAATACTAGCTTCCAATGCTTTTGAGCAATGCAAAAAGCCCGGAAGCTGGTTGCTCCCGGGCTTTTTGCATTGCTTGTATATAATATTAAGCGCCTTCTGGAAAGTCGGCTGAAT
The window above is part of the Hymenobacter radiodurans genome. Proteins encoded here:
- a CDS encoding sterol desaturase family protein, whose protein sequence is MTLLAAAAVTTATFLGMEFVAWFMHKYVLHGALWFLHRSHHVRHPHRFERNDFFFLFYGSLSMGFIMYSSETKDWPFWVGVGIAAYGTVYFFVHDVLIHGRLRFWRKSRSKYLRALNMAHKMHHKTSARDGSEEFGMLWVSPKYFALARRKKINN
- a CDS encoding enoyl-CoA hydratase/isomerase family protein; amino-acid sequence: MENTPTEDLQALRYIRYECQEAIGYITLNRPEKRNALNSDMVSELKLAFEYAEDDETCKVVVLRATGDAFCAGADLAYIQDLQGFSYTDNLSDSTHLMQLFHQIYTLKKVVVAQVQGHALAGGCGLASICDFAFAVPEAKFGYTEVKIGFLPAIVSVFLLRKIGEARTKHLLLTGDVISAQAAVDFGLINFLAPKEELADKVRTFARRLCVENSRQSMEMTKEMLARIPEMPLEDSLRYAAQMNAEARGSNDCRRGIAAFLSKEKITWEDADANVRS
- a CDS encoding SAM hydrolase/SAM-dependent halogenase family protein yields the protein MGLITFLSDFGYRDHYVAAVKARLLQLAPTQPVMDISHAIEPFNIAHALHVLNAVFRDFPRGTVHLLGINDYGGALGRWHAVQFEGHYFLAADNGLLTLLTDGRPADVVRLPAQDTPSPTRDILAPAAVHLAQGGSLEDLGPLTTELYQLLNRQLRIQDHRITGHVVHVDHYGNLITNITRTAIEAVGHGRACAVHFARETVREIAPHFQATAPGEAVCIYNSQEVLCIGINQGNAAELLGLYFDSQVDVRFTLDSN
- a CDS encoding aminopeptidase, which gives rise to MKNRYLQTSGLLGLLLLASPVFGQNYEQIAKQIVNTSAGVKPGELVMITGGKHTLPLMEAIAVEVARAGGQPNMLLNTDKVARATSVEMPESAIQASKSSNWLLGADVLISLPGVEDTKAVLAGTTPERQAKFSKVAAEAGVNQKLDATKLRGVSVTFPSKSFAANQQMDYASYEQMVWAGIGTDYAAISVQAQQIKQLLATGKKVHITSPSGTDLTFQLAARPMFVDDGVLTAADQQEKMILNRTVALPGGRIYGTCQETSGTGRLVASPSTWNGKPFQGFKAEFKGGQMTNAKAEVGDEDFQKWLALNDASLMKLGYFSIGLNPAMKVQEQKGYTPATAAGMVLVGAGGNELQGGQNKGGTGINLAIANATVEVDGQVIVRNGQLVSPTTAKAASGGKKMQK
- a CDS encoding ComEC/Rec2 family competence protein; translated protein: MKSQLKWAPLAFVRLVVALAAGILTYLYVGQTLPELLPWLLGGFFLIVIGQWLAARRGSAGANDAVGMLSLAVVFLAGLTSAQLATESRRASHLSQLHGPVEFFRAVVDENPVVRPATYATTLRLSAVRVTGRWQTAIGGIRVSVPREEGVAAPRYGEVWLVRGQPAPAKAPLNPGEFDYRRYLGYHQIYHQQFIHPDQYRQIDFLPPSYLRAVSLRVAQVLDGVFRRYITAKREYALASALVLGLKDDIDSETKQAYANTGTTHIMAVSGLQVGLLFGLITWALRRLFGGTPGFRYWSAGVGLLVIWSYAFITGCSASVLRAAVMFSFIIVARVSERQSTMYNTLAVAAFVLLCYDPYLLADVGFQLSFLAVLSIVYLQPRIAGWIDFQEWAARRQRPWQPYLVRRLWQTSGWAADWIWQATALTLAAQVATFPLGLYYFHQFPLSFLLSNLVAVPLSSGALYVGLGLLAITGITHGVSALVPAFASGLDVVPRVVAVLLENIIWAFNEYIFWIGRQMPHALISGVQLTAPQTWLLFAVIILVLLFLAVKRLAWLSLACALLGVFAGSRVWAAHRISTDEELIIYSIPRRSVCGFWQGASADIVTVDSLPLSETERTYRIMPGAIQRGARRVSYHRGWQAANVPATLQADDGLVLVVWRGLRLAFVTGHLSSARQPWPVDVVVLRQNARMRPDELAAVFGKKPPIVFDSSCRSWYVARQDSVLREAGFRTHDVTAQGAFRQQPRQ
- a CDS encoding MerR family transcriptional regulator produces the protein MGQFSISDLENLSGIKAPTIRMWEQRYNVLRPERTATNIRTYCDADLRRLLNVATLCSRGHRISQVARLSEEELGQAVLAGSDDPHDYARQVNALLAAMLEMNEQQLAKVLTATIRQLGFETAIMYVVYPFLQRIGLLWQAGSVNPAQEHLVTNLLRQKMLVATDNLPLVAPATTRRWVLFLPEGELHELALLFMNHALRSRGHHVLYLGQNMPLNDLELVYSTYKPHAVCCVMTARPERDHVQAYVNELARLCPESELFLYGSQAQHQEIQLPPRAARLRLMTDFLALADERRH
- the hscB gene encoding Fe-S protein assembly co-chaperone HscB, which gives rise to MTDYFKFYDLPESFQLDEATLKQKYYAFSREFHPDFHATAPAERQQEILHLATQNTNAYRTLSDPDQRMAYILGRHNLLEEGKQEIPSDFLMEVMELNEQLMELEMEPDPNVVASVENEVNAIAATLDAGIEPVLIGYPGLPPDVRPQALQQVRTYYLKRRYLLRIRESLAKFATRS
- a CDS encoding PhoH family protein, which produces MVEKIITLENVSLVEFLGPDNQNIRQLAAAFPGSKIISRGNEIKIQGQTPVIARINEILSSLIEHYHQYGAITDRNVTEYIAAADDEQQERIIATASVADVIVFGAKGGVIKAKTPNQQKLVDTVMKHDLTFALGPAGTGKTYVSVALAVRALKNKEVKKIIISRPVVEAGESLGFLPGDMKEKVDPYLRPIYDALEDMIPAEKLKFYQENKIIEIAPLAYMRGRTLNNAFVLLDEAQNTTPSQLKMFLTRMGPTAKVMVNGDRSQIDLPTKQKSGLLQALDILRDVRGIGFVEMTAEDVVRHRLVKEIVYAYDRYDIQTQRDQATRPARDLYRPHPDSRPESDFPPINNASLPVNHEQQM
- a CDS encoding M48 family metallopeptidase, whose translation is MAIRDEQFLELSIPQDASKEQRESVLTAWYRARLKEQLPALLAKWEPVVGKQATAWGVKQMKTRWGTCNIQAKRIWLNLELIKRPPLCLEYVVVHELVHLHERYHNARFWGFMDQFMPDWRTYKAELSQVTLGVAAGSDAD
- a CDS encoding putative quinol monooxygenase, with the translated sequence MTFASENIPAFLQLFRATETRIRQMPGCQHLELWQDANTPHIYCTYSHWESEEALNVYRKSALFGEVWPATKALFAAPAQAFSVHPVAP
- a CDS encoding GNAT family N-acetyltransferase; the protein is MYLRLRSSSAQTAICSHQRKQLKTATHVITAERVTDLRDLDDAFTIRETVFVHEQGVPLNDEYDEHDRTDATHYLARSADGTPCGAARWRPTEKGVKLERFAVLADYRNQQVGAALLHRVLEDARAAYPEATLYLHAQLRAIPFYERHGFEKVGEQFTECDIEHYKMIWRGTPTA
- a CDS encoding YgjP-like metallopeptidase domain-containing protein, whose translation is MAHIHIDGLQIEVVRKNIRTLRLTVYAPDGKVRVAAPLRMAASTIEEFVIARRVWILKHQAKFAARERPVALAYVSGEAHFFQGKAYQLQVLEAKGGHAWPFGMSSFWSYPYHKTLLRSSAKAC